The Flavobacterium faecale genome has a segment encoding these proteins:
- a CDS encoding sulfatase-like hydrolase/transferase has protein sequence MKIILSLVVAVSTVTGFAQKSNTQKPNIILLFADDISARELPIYKSDVWSPPSGGNTTDLQYRASTPVLDKMANEGCYISSAWAAVVCSPSRAMMMTGRYAHLHKWWDNKHIGKFTNEKGKLTTYNLYSSSANTIGTIAKKGGYASMWAGKTQMRNAEIEKFDFDEGVFTPGESTSLNTENPFTDFELAEQKNDGKKTLINRNNGQAVSSYAQSSWYWRPHVMLMNQPKTKEKFQWWPNTAESKKQYGNSTYGPDVELDFILDFMERKTKENRPFFVYHTSHLGHDAMDFLNPSEKNKWPGTPIVKWDGTKYNRTQPNVTGEKGVYDTHGTVTGPGIHNHVNYLDYQVSLYLKKMKELKIENNTIFIFCADNGTSGYGKNSPDVQKGCHVPFIVYAPGMKMTKKGKQEVLVNISDVLPTIAEITGVTLPKDYEINGESLVPFLTTNKKTHRDWLYAYSGPMQLIRGNTVLKDGRNKWYDVSKNPTDLISFPQITDWSKATAEQRQEKAKLEAILPRFNKFAEAPNGPLSAKDQLKIDEMEKNNATKKGPKKGNKKNKEDGGEE, from the coding sequence ATGAAAATCATTTTATCATTAGTAGTCGCTGTTTCGACAGTTACAGGTTTTGCCCAAAAGAGCAACACCCAAAAACCAAATATTATTCTATTGTTCGCTGATGATATTAGCGCCAGAGAATTACCTATTTACAAGTCAGATGTTTGGAGTCCTCCATCTGGTGGTAATACTACAGATCTACAGTACAGAGCAAGCACTCCAGTACTAGATAAAATGGCCAATGAAGGTTGTTATATTTCATCTGCTTGGGCGGCTGTGGTTTGTTCGCCTAGTCGTGCCATGATGATGACGGGTCGCTATGCACACTTACATAAATGGTGGGACAACAAACATATCGGAAAATTTACCAACGAAAAAGGAAAGTTAACTACCTATAATTTATATTCTAGCTCCGCAAATACCATCGGAACGATCGCCAAAAAAGGAGGGTATGCTTCTATGTGGGCTGGAAAAACGCAGATGCGAAATGCCGAGATCGAAAAATTTGATTTTGACGAAGGTGTTTTCACTCCCGGAGAAAGTACTTCTTTGAACACTGAAAATCCGTTTACCGATTTTGAATTGGCAGAGCAGAAAAATGATGGCAAAAAAACATTAATCAATAGAAATAATGGACAAGCTGTTTCTTCTTACGCGCAATCTAGTTGGTACTGGAGACCGCACGTAATGTTGATGAACCAACCCAAGACGAAAGAGAAATTTCAATGGTGGCCAAATACTGCCGAATCCAAAAAACAATACGGAAACAGTACGTACGGTCCAGATGTAGAATTGGATTTTATTTTGGACTTTATGGAACGAAAAACCAAAGAGAACAGACCATTCTTTGTTTACCACACTTCACATTTAGGACATGATGCGATGGACTTTTTGAATCCATCAGAAAAAAACAAATGGCCAGGAACACCAATCGTAAAATGGGACGGAACCAAATACAACAGAACACAACCTAATGTAACAGGTGAAAAAGGTGTTTATGATACCCACGGAACAGTAACTGGGCCTGGAATTCATAATCACGTCAATTATTTGGACTACCAAGTTTCTTTGTATTTGAAAAAAATGAAGGAGTTAAAAATCGAAAACAACACCATTTTTATCTTTTGTGCAGACAATGGAACGAGTGGATATGGAAAAAACAGTCCTGATGTTCAAAAAGGATGTCATGTCCCCTTTATCGTCTATGCGCCAGGAATGAAAATGACCAAAAAAGGGAAACAAGAAGTTTTGGTAAATATTTCAGATGTGCTACCAACTATTGCAGAAATCACAGGCGTAACATTACCAAAAGACTACGAAATCAATGGCGAAAGTTTGGTTCCTTTTTTAACAACTAACAAAAAAACGCACCGCGATTGGTTGTACGCTTACAGTGGACCGATGCAGTTAATTAGAGGAAATACAGTGCTTAAAGACGGACGAAATAAATGGTATGATGTATCGAAAAACCCAACCGACTTAATCAGTTTTCCACAAATTACCGATTGGTCGAAAGCCACTGCAGAACAAAGACAAGAAAAAGCAAAATTGGAGGCCATTTTACCTCGTTTTAACAAATTTGCGGAAGCTCCAAATGGACCTTTATCAGCAAAAGATCAGTTAAAAATTGACGAAATGGAAAAAAATAACGCTACCAAAAAAGGACCTAAGAAAGGCAATAAGAAAAATAAAGAGGATGGTGGCGAAGAGTAA
- a CDS encoding DUF5060 domain-containing protein — translation MKIVSKMVIALALLFAVQSNSQITTVKYNSNVATSIPKWEVVDITITTKSNSKSPFTARFGAFFTHQNGTKQEVPGFYNGNNEWVIRFSSSLEGEWTYVTFADDKALDNKKGNVNVTKNKADNHGGIVINKDKPQNFFYQDGTPYFLLAFECDWLYALDYKNDKATPKSDHLLNLIKDNGLNQVVMNVFSYDVSWKKDPKLKEHPEHEFGGPDDIYPFLGNNKKPDFSALNPEFFKKLDRTISLMHDKRIASHLMIYVWNKMVKWPDMNTDADNMYFDYVIKRYQAFPNVVWDISKEALFYGRADEKYINDRIVRARSNDKFNRLLSVHDFKFCSKYPENVDFISTQDWSDNLYNKMLEAKNKFKKPVFNIEHGGYEESPYEVFTGDYVNAEHCLRRNYMCLFAGVYTTYYWQGTSWNAIIYNPYEQPADFIKPHFEYFKHMEKLFTMVDFGKMKATPQKNGSAYNLTSEDGSITLMYVNKENYGFNAWHLKPEHGDRTMQWFNVITGELTSETDNIKGEKFISPWSNQADSILISRLKAKKV, via the coding sequence ATGAAGATAGTATCAAAAATGGTTATTGCTCTTGCGCTGCTATTTGCAGTGCAAAGCAATAGTCAAATTACCACAGTTAAGTATAATTCAAACGTAGCTACATCCATTCCGAAATGGGAGGTGGTAGATATTACGATTACTACTAAATCGAATTCAAAATCACCTTTTACGGCTCGTTTTGGTGCATTTTTCACACATCAAAACGGAACAAAGCAAGAGGTTCCCGGTTTTTATAATGGAAACAATGAATGGGTAATCCGCTTTTCAAGTTCCTTAGAAGGGGAGTGGACCTATGTGACTTTTGCAGATGATAAAGCATTAGATAATAAAAAAGGAAATGTAAATGTCACCAAAAATAAAGCAGACAATCATGGAGGCATTGTGATTAATAAGGACAAGCCTCAAAACTTTTTCTACCAAGACGGAACACCTTATTTTTTACTAGCTTTTGAATGTGATTGGTTGTATGCTTTGGATTATAAAAATGATAAAGCAACCCCAAAATCAGACCATTTATTAAACCTTATTAAAGATAATGGGCTCAACCAAGTAGTAATGAATGTCTTCTCTTATGATGTAAGTTGGAAAAAAGATCCAAAATTAAAAGAGCATCCCGAACACGAATTTGGAGGACCTGATGATATTTATCCTTTTTTAGGAAATAATAAAAAACCTGATTTCAGCGCACTAAATCCTGAGTTTTTTAAAAAGCTAGATCGAACAATTAGTTTGATGCATGACAAAAGAATTGCGTCGCATTTAATGATTTATGTTTGGAACAAAATGGTTAAGTGGCCAGACATGAATACCGATGCTGATAATATGTATTTTGATTATGTGATCAAAAGATACCAAGCCTTTCCTAATGTGGTATGGGATATTTCCAAAGAAGCACTTTTTTATGGACGTGCGGATGAAAAGTATATCAATGATCGAATTGTAAGAGCTAGAAGTAACGACAAGTTCAACAGACTATTATCGGTTCATGATTTTAAATTTTGCTCCAAATACCCAGAAAATGTAGATTTTATCTCCACCCAAGATTGGTCAGATAATTTGTATAATAAAATGCTTGAGGCAAAGAACAAGTTCAAAAAACCAGTTTTTAATATTGAACATGGTGGGTATGAGGAATCTCCTTATGAAGTTTTTACGGGAGATTATGTCAATGCTGAACATTGTTTACGACGCAATTATATGTGTCTATTTGCGGGAGTATACACTACATACTATTGGCAAGGAACGTCATGGAATGCTATAATTTACAATCCATATGAGCAGCCTGCTGATTTTATTAAACCTCATTTTGAATATTTCAAACACATGGAAAAATTATTTACCATGGTTGATTTCGGTAAAATGAAAGCGACTCCTCAAAAAAACGGATCTGCTTATAATTTAACTTCAGAGGATGGAAGTATCACTTTAATGTATGTCAACAAAGAAAACTACGGCTTCAATGCTTGGCACTTAAAACCGGAACATGGTGATCGTACGATGCAATGGTTTAATGTAATAACGGGTGAGTTAACTTCCGAAACGGATAATATAAAAGGAGAAAAGTTCATCTCACCTTGGTCTAATCAAGCCGATTCGATACTTATATCTAGATTAAAGGCCAAAAAAGTCTAG
- a CDS encoding glycoside hydrolase family 3 C-terminal domain-containing protein — MKYYSRPILSIVTVCSFFISNEVKAQNQTSAPSKAVFKWENSNLTNEQRIDALVDAMSLEEKVSQMLDVCPAIPRLGIPEYNWWNEALHGIARNGRATVFPQAIGLGATFDDGLIQRVANAISDEARAKYNEAIKIDNRSRYAGLTFWSPNVNIFRDPRWGRGQETYGEDPYLTSRIGVAFVKGLQGDNPKYMKAAACAKHYAVHSGPEESRHEFNAVVSKKDLFETYLPAFKALVQEAKVEGVMGAYNRTLGEACSGSPYLLQEILKKEWGFKGYIVSDCGAIQDFHQFHKITKTPEESAALALINGTNINCGNVYKVLKSALNQGLVTQDLIDIRLKESLATRFKLGMFDPIGSNPYDKIDASVVDSEPHRKLAREAAQKSIVLLKNSNNVLPINKKTRTVYVVGPNASSEEVLLGNYYGVSSSTQTILDGIVGKVSPGTSINYKMGVMPFSKNNNPIDWSTGEAKNSDVCIAVMGISGLLEGEEGEAIASDDKGDKKSLRLPQNQIDYLKKLKKGSKKPLVLVLTGGSPIAIPEIHDIADAILFVWYPGEEGGNAVADVLFGDVAPSGKLPITFPKSETQLPAFDDYNMTGRTYKYMTEEPLYPFGFGLSYTTFEYKNLKINKDFTVTVDVSNTGKTDSEEVIQLYISSPLAGKGDPIYDLKSFKRALLKAGETKTVTFALNKSTFNQVDQNGKSMVRKGNYSLYVGGCLPSQRSIDLGANPCIKMNVKI, encoded by the coding sequence ATGAAGTATTATTCAAGACCAATTTTGTCAATTGTGACCGTTTGTTCTTTTTTTATTTCGAATGAAGTAAAAGCACAGAACCAAACAAGCGCACCAAGTAAGGCAGTTTTTAAATGGGAAAATAGTAATTTAACCAATGAACAACGCATTGATGCTTTGGTTGATGCGATGAGCTTGGAAGAGAAAGTCTCTCAAATGTTAGATGTCTGCCCCGCTATCCCAAGATTAGGAATCCCAGAATACAATTGGTGGAACGAAGCGCTGCACGGAATTGCTAGAAATGGTAGAGCAACCGTTTTTCCACAAGCCATTGGTTTGGGAGCTACTTTTGATGATGGGTTAATTCAACGAGTAGCCAATGCAATTTCAGACGAAGCTCGAGCAAAATACAATGAAGCTATCAAAATTGATAATCGCAGCCGTTATGCAGGTTTGACTTTTTGGTCGCCAAATGTTAATATATTTAGAGATCCCCGTTGGGGTCGTGGTCAAGAAACCTACGGCGAAGATCCTTATTTGACCAGTCGTATTGGTGTTGCATTTGTAAAAGGATTACAAGGGGATAACCCAAAATACATGAAAGCTGCCGCTTGTGCCAAACATTATGCAGTGCATTCGGGTCCTGAGGAATCGAGACATGAATTTAATGCAGTAGTGTCCAAGAAAGATTTATTCGAAACCTATTTACCCGCTTTTAAAGCCTTAGTGCAGGAAGCAAAAGTCGAAGGAGTGATGGGCGCATACAATAGAACGTTAGGCGAAGCTTGTTCTGGTAGTCCGTATTTATTGCAAGAAATTCTAAAAAAAGAATGGGGTTTCAAAGGATACATTGTTTCTGATTGTGGTGCCATTCAAGATTTTCATCAGTTTCATAAAATTACAAAAACACCTGAAGAGTCAGCTGCTTTGGCTTTGATTAACGGAACCAATATCAATTGCGGAAATGTATATAAAGTTTTAAAAAGTGCACTGAATCAAGGTTTGGTAACACAAGATTTGATTGATATTCGATTGAAAGAAAGCTTAGCTACCCGTTTCAAATTGGGAATGTTTGATCCTATTGGTAGTAATCCTTATGATAAAATTGATGCCTCGGTAGTCGATTCTGAGCCTCATCGAAAACTAGCTCGTGAAGCGGCCCAAAAATCGATTGTGCTTTTAAAAAATAGTAATAACGTACTTCCTATTAATAAAAAAACCAGAACTGTTTATGTCGTTGGGCCAAACGCATCTAGCGAAGAGGTTTTACTCGGAAATTATTATGGGGTATCAAGCAGTACCCAAACCATTTTGGACGGAATAGTTGGTAAAGTGAGCCCAGGAACGAGCATCAATTATAAAATGGGAGTCATGCCTTTTTCGAAAAATAATAATCCAATTGATTGGTCTACTGGTGAAGCTAAAAACTCAGATGTCTGTATTGCAGTAATGGGAATTTCAGGATTATTGGAGGGAGAAGAAGGAGAGGCTATTGCATCAGATGACAAAGGAGATAAAAAGTCATTGCGTTTGCCTCAAAACCAAATTGATTACTTAAAAAAATTAAAGAAAGGAAGCAAAAAGCCGTTGGTATTGGTACTAACAGGTGGTAGCCCGATTGCTATTCCAGAAATCCATGACATTGCCGATGCTATTTTGTTCGTGTGGTATCCAGGTGAAGAAGGCGGAAATGCCGTTGCAGATGTTTTGTTTGGAGACGTTGCACCCTCAGGAAAACTACCTATCACTTTCCCAAAATCAGAAACGCAATTACCCGCTTTTGATGATTACAATATGACTGGGCGTACCTATAAATACATGACCGAGGAGCCATTGTATCCATTTGGATTTGGATTATCTTATACTACTTTCGAATATAAAAATCTTAAAATCAATAAAGATTTCACCGTAACTGTTGATGTTAGCAATACAGGAAAAACTGATTCTGAAGAGGTGATTCAGTTGTACATCAGTTCGCCATTGGCAGGAAAAGGAGATCCTATTTATGATTTAAAATCCTTTAAAAGAGCCCTTTTGAAAGCAGGCGAAACCAAAACAGTGACCTTCGCTTTAAACAAAAGCACATTTAACCAAGTTGATCAAAACGGAAAATCAATGGTGCGAAAAGGCAATTATTCTTTGTATGTAGGAGGTTGTTTACCTTCGCAAAGAAGTATTGATTTAGGGGCGAATCCATGTATAAAAATGAATGTAAAAATATAA
- a CDS encoding alpha-L-fucosidase produces MIPIAAVLLVASCKSTQTGSSNVAVTGKPKYEANWESIKANYKDPAWFNKAKFGIFIHWGAYSVPEYGSEWYPRNMYMDSIKFSAQLKPDLKGPAKEYFHHKEVWGDQKKFGYKDFIPMFKGEKFNAKEWIDLFKKSGAKYVIPVAEHHDGFAMYKSTVTRWNAVDMGPKRDILGELFKAGREEGMIMGASSHFAFNWSYYNKKDKFDTTDPQFSDLYSKKGKDINQPPTAEFKDLWWRRTKEIIDVYKPDILWFDFMLDIPEFADQRPKLAAYYYNKGIEWGKEVVLQDKNFSHEAFPEGTVVYDLERGKLPGIRKLPWQTDTSIGKNSWSYVSNWESKTANEIVDDLVDIISKNGCLLLNVGPKSDGTIPQDQKDILLQIGGWLDMNGEAVYDTHYWKTFGEGPTEVKKGHHSEGNNEGLSSKDIRFTEKDNKLYAIVLDWPADGYVNIETLAKNATYAKDLKIKNISVLGSKEKIQWEQTDKGLKVKMPSVKPGDFAYTIAITH; encoded by the coding sequence ATGATTCCAATAGCGGCTGTGCTGCTTGTTGCATCATGTAAATCTACCCAGACGGGTTCCTCAAATGTAGCCGTTACTGGCAAACCCAAGTACGAAGCCAATTGGGAATCTATAAAAGCAAACTACAAAGACCCTGCTTGGTTTAACAAAGCCAAATTTGGAATTTTTATTCACTGGGGAGCGTATTCTGTACCTGAGTACGGATCCGAATGGTATCCACGTAATATGTACATGGACTCAATTAAATTTTCGGCACAATTGAAACCAGATTTGAAAGGACCTGCAAAAGAATACTTTCATCATAAAGAAGTATGGGGTGACCAAAAGAAATTTGGTTACAAAGATTTTATTCCGATGTTTAAGGGAGAAAAATTCAATGCGAAAGAATGGATAGATTTGTTTAAAAAATCAGGAGCCAAATATGTAATTCCTGTGGCTGAACACCATGATGGTTTTGCAATGTACAAATCGACTGTTACCAGATGGAACGCAGTAGATATGGGACCTAAAAGAGATATTCTTGGCGAATTATTTAAGGCAGGACGTGAAGAAGGAATGATCATGGGAGCATCTTCTCACTTTGCTTTCAACTGGTCATACTATAACAAGAAAGATAAATTTGATACTACAGACCCTCAATTTTCTGATTTATATTCGAAAAAAGGAAAAGATATCAACCAACCACCAACAGCTGAATTTAAAGATTTGTGGTGGAGACGTACTAAGGAGATAATCGATGTATACAAACCAGACATTCTATGGTTTGATTTTATGCTAGATATTCCAGAATTTGCTGATCAAAGACCAAAATTAGCAGCTTATTATTACAACAAAGGAATCGAATGGGGTAAAGAAGTTGTTTTGCAAGACAAAAACTTTTCGCATGAAGCTTTTCCTGAAGGTACAGTGGTTTATGACCTTGAAAGAGGAAAACTACCAGGGATTAGAAAACTGCCTTGGCAAACAGATACTTCAATCGGAAAAAATTCTTGGAGTTATGTAAGCAACTGGGAGTCTAAAACGGCTAACGAAATTGTAGATGATTTAGTTGATATTATTTCGAAAAATGGTTGCTTGTTATTAAACGTTGGACCAAAATCTGACGGAACGATTCCGCAAGACCAAAAAGATATTTTACTTCAAATCGGAGGTTGGTTGGATATGAACGGAGAAGCAGTTTATGATACACATTACTGGAAAACGTTTGGAGAAGGACCAACAGAAGTTAAAAAGGGACACCACTCTGAAGGAAACAATGAAGGTTTATCATCAAAAGACATTCGTTTTACTGAAAAAGACAATAAGTTGTATGCCATTGTTTTGGACTGGCCAGCAGACGGTTATGTAAATATTGAAACATTAGCTAAAAATGCTACTTATGCCAAAGATTTAAAAATCAAAAATATTAGTGTATTAGGAAGTAAAGAGAAAATTCAGTGGGAACAAACCGACAAAGGTTTGAAAGTAAAAATGCCAAGTGTTAAACCTGGAGATTTTGCTTATACCATCGCAATTACACATTAA
- a CDS encoding family 16 glycosylhydrolase yields the protein MKATLLSFIALSSLILSCTNKEESTLLESASIFDDNLISQNLTNKSILSTNCPKPADANLFIAITNNNSNVLNRSQNGMGTWVLIPELSNEFNYSSKTDPAFTTDWKDSYINSWTGPAPTKWVASGSSLGTAPTGEKCIILQATKVGNTLECGMVTSKAKATFPLYQEARVRISDSHLANAVWMLSTDSREEIDNLESYGDKLGSKPYFGDKLHLSHHTFKDIAGVRKDYQPQLETWMIRKTGAGCNATDDVKWNTAFHIFGVKWVNATNLEYYVDGVKVRTVTGTDIDPNGYTDCSGMKKALHMIISQAAQTWRFADMNEFFNQNITNGARTKMYIDWIRVYRPNQNLGTSTCN from the coding sequence ATGAAGGCAACATTATTATCTTTTATCGCTTTATCCAGCTTAATACTAAGCTGTACTAATAAGGAAGAAAGCACATTATTGGAATCAGCGTCAATATTTGACGACAATTTAATTTCTCAAAACCTTACCAACAAATCCATTCTTTCTACAAATTGTCCTAAACCTGCAGACGCTAATTTATTTATCGCAATTACCAACAACAACTCCAATGTGTTAAATCGTTCCCAAAACGGCATGGGCACTTGGGTTTTAATACCTGAGCTCTCGAACGAATTTAATTATTCAAGCAAAACTGATCCTGCGTTTACAACAGACTGGAAAGACTCTTACATTAATAGTTGGACAGGACCAGCACCAACAAAATGGGTCGCTAGTGGGTCTTCACTTGGAACAGCACCAACTGGAGAAAAATGTATAATTCTTCAAGCAACAAAAGTGGGGAATACCTTAGAATGCGGAATGGTTACATCTAAAGCTAAAGCAACATTCCCACTTTACCAAGAGGCCAGAGTAAGAATAAGTGATTCTCACTTAGCCAATGCCGTGTGGATGTTAAGTACTGATTCTAGAGAAGAAATTGACAACCTTGAATCTTATGGAGATAAATTAGGGTCAAAACCATATTTTGGAGATAAATTACATTTAAGCCATCATACTTTTAAAGATATTGCAGGTGTTAGAAAAGATTATCAACCCCAATTGGAGACCTGGATGATAAGAAAAACAGGGGCGGGTTGCAATGCTACTGATGATGTAAAATGGAATACCGCTTTCCATATTTTTGGGGTAAAATGGGTTAATGCTACTAATCTAGAATATTATGTAGATGGAGTAAAAGTAAGAACCGTAACAGGCACCGATATTGACCCGAACGGCTACACAGATTGTTCAGGAATGAAAAAAGCTTTGCATATGATTATTAGTCAAGCAGCACAAACATGGCGATTTGCTGACATGAATGAGTTTTTCAACCAGAACATTACCAATGGCGCAAGAACTAAGATGTACATAGACTGGATTCGTGTTTACAGACCAAATCAAAATTTAGGCACCTCTACTTGTAATTAA
- a CDS encoding T9SS type A sorting domain-containing protein, with protein sequence MKKLLLLGALVATTFSFAQTMSVTINGKTVDAFLASTVPVNTLPTNTPLTIGVTYTNLPIAPGNTTPTGQLARVVFRFYQPASSPAVFKNALYQNGFKELDLSSNSSTFQYTATEEVSGYVLQIFSAGAQGTTSTEKYNINVSNTATLSTRSVELNTVEVYPNPTTGIVTLGNSEEISSAKVYDLLGKVVKTFTNTNEINISDLNNGTYILKTDNGKTAKIIKK encoded by the coding sequence ATGAAAAAATTACTTTTATTAGGTGCCTTAGTGGCAACAACATTTTCTTTTGCTCAGACTATGTCTGTGACTATCAATGGGAAAACAGTGGATGCTTTTTTAGCTTCAACAGTTCCTGTAAATACCCTTCCAACAAATACGCCACTGACTATTGGAGTTACGTATACCAATTTGCCAATTGCACCAGGTAATACAACACCAACTGGTCAACTAGCTAGAGTCGTATTTAGATTTTATCAGCCAGCATCAAGTCCTGCAGTTTTCAAAAATGCGCTTTATCAAAACGGTTTTAAAGAATTGGATCTAAGTTCAAATTCTAGTACATTTCAATATACTGCAACTGAAGAGGTATCCGGCTATGTGCTCCAAATTTTTTCAGCAGGTGCACAAGGAACTACATCAACTGAAAAATACAATATTAATGTGAGTAATACTGCTACTTTAAGTACGCGATCAGTTGAGCTTAATACAGTAGAAGTGTATCCAAATCCAACAACAGGAATTGTAACTCTTGGTAATAGTGAAGAAATTAGTAGTGCCAAAGTGTATGATTTGTTAGGTAAAGTTGTTAAAACTTTTACCAATACAAATGAAATTAATATTTCAGATTTGAATAATGGTACATACATCTTAAAAACGGATAATGGTAAAACAGCAAAAATCATTAAAAAATAA
- a CDS encoding sulfatase family protein, translated as MIHKTIATVALFVVASATSFAQKSTKTNQKPNIIYIMSDDHTTQAFGIYGSRLAKLNPTPTLDKIANEGIIFDNCFVNNSICTPSRASIMSGQYSQANGVLDLEGELPMDRQYLPIELKKLGYQTALVGKWHLHDQPNFDYYNVLTQHGGQGSYFDPYLTETGTPYENPDAGDKIGKQYKGHSSDVITDISINWLKNKRDKNKPFVLFHQFKAPHDNFEYAPRYKEYLEDTEIPEPASMYYNGNNGSIATRGANDSLIHVIGSSVSKRNTIRSQGMMLWNKSSLKNSDPNFDPAKKIRDDMSPNAYTHATYQEYLKRYLRCVKGVDDNVARLVEFLKKEGLYENTIIVYTGDQGFMLGEHDYIDKRWMYEESMRMPFFVRYPEKIKAGQRTNAIINNTDFAPTLIELAGGKAPKQMQGHSFKTILETGKEPAGWQQSTYYRYWMHMAHAHANPAHFGLRTKKYKLIFFYGKFWVDTKDPKAEWNKKSWGNLFEMDTPAAWEFYDLSKDPEEMNNAYNDPAYKDVIYNLKQQLLEKRKELKEEDGAKFPHIQKVIDEHWND; from the coding sequence ATGATTCATAAAACAATTGCAACAGTTGCCCTTTTCGTAGTTGCCTCTGCAACTTCATTTGCACAAAAGAGTACTAAGACAAACCAAAAACCAAACATCATCTACATCATGTCTGATGATCACACTACCCAAGCCTTTGGAATTTATGGAAGTCGCTTGGCAAAATTGAATCCAACTCCAACGTTGGATAAAATTGCCAATGAAGGAATTATTTTTGATAATTGCTTTGTTAACAATTCTATTTGTACGCCAAGTAGGGCGTCTATCATGTCTGGTCAATACAGCCAAGCCAATGGTGTGCTAGATCTAGAAGGTGAACTGCCAATGGATAGACAATATTTACCTATCGAATTGAAAAAATTAGGATACCAAACAGCATTGGTTGGGAAATGGCATTTGCATGATCAACCTAATTTTGACTACTATAATGTGTTAACCCAGCACGGTGGTCAAGGATCTTATTTTGATCCCTATTTAACCGAAACGGGGACACCTTATGAAAATCCAGATGCAGGAGACAAAATTGGGAAACAGTACAAAGGACATAGTTCTGATGTGATTACAGATATTTCGATCAATTGGTTAAAAAATAAGAGAGACAAAAATAAACCGTTTGTTTTATTCCACCAATTCAAAGCACCACATGATAATTTTGAGTATGCACCTCGTTACAAAGAGTATCTAGAGGATACTGAAATTCCAGAACCTGCAAGTATGTATTACAACGGTAACAATGGATCAATTGCCACTAGAGGAGCAAATGATTCGTTGATTCACGTTATAGGGTCATCCGTTTCTAAACGAAATACAATCAGAAGCCAAGGGATGATGTTATGGAACAAGAGTTCACTTAAAAATTCAGACCCTAATTTTGATCCAGCTAAAAAAATACGTGATGATATGTCTCCAAATGCATACACGCACGCAACTTACCAAGAGTACTTAAAACGTTATTTACGTTGTGTAAAAGGTGTGGATGATAACGTAGCTCGTTTAGTTGAATTCTTGAAAAAAGAGGGACTATATGAAAATACAATAATTGTCTATACAGGTGATCAAGGATTTATGCTAGGCGAACACGATTATATTGACAAGAGATGGATGTATGAAGAATCCATGCGTATGCCATTTTTTGTAAGGTATCCAGAAAAAATTAAAGCGGGCCAACGTACCAATGCCATCATTAACAACACCGATTTTGCACCTACTTTAATTGAATTAGCAGGAGGTAAAGCACCAAAACAAATGCAAGGGCATAGTTTTAAAACGATTCTTGAAACAGGTAAAGAGCCTGCAGGTTGGCAGCAATCAACCTATTACAGGTACTGGATGCACATGGCGCATGCACACGCAAATCCAGCGCATTTTGGTCTTCGAACTAAAAAATATAAACTGATCTTTTTTTACGGAAAATTTTGGGTAGATACTAAAGATCCAAAAGCAGAATGGAACAAAAAAAGTTGGGGTAATCTTTTTGAAATGGATACACCAGCCGCTTGGGAATTTTATGACTTATCAAAAGATCCTGAGGAAATGAACAACGCTTATAATGATCCTGCTTACAAAGATGTTATATATAATTTAAAGCAACAATTACTTGAAAAAAGAAAAGAATTGAAAGAAGAAGATGGGGCGAAATTCCCACACATTCAAAAAGTAATTGATGAACACTGGAATGATTAA